The Porphyromonas sp. oral taxon 275 DNA window ACGACTACGAGGACTTCGAGCGGAGCTTCATCAAGGGGCTCTCACGGGGCGTCTTGTGGTCCTCCTTCCTCTATCTCGGCGGCGTCGGGCTCGTGCTGCTGGCGCTCTCGGTAGCGCTGGGCTACCTGGCGGCCTCCCTCGCGGGGCATTCCGCTTGGCTGACCGAGCTCCAGCTGCGCCTCTACATGCCCATGCTGCTGACCCAGTCCGCCGCGCAGCCCTAAGCCCTAGACGCCTTTCCCGACCCTAAGCCGTATAGCGCCTCCTCCCGCCTCGGCGTAGTCCGAGCGCTAGTCGTAGAGAGGCCGTAGCCTCGGTGCGGCAGAAGCAAGCTAAACAATGGTAATCAAGAGACTTCTTATCAAGCTAAGCCTAGAGCAGAGCAAAACCCCGCACCCGCGCTTTGCGTATGAGTTCTATCTCAAGAGTAGGCACCTCTTCAACTTCATTGAGCGTACCTGCCTCAGCAAGCTCAAGCAGCAGGCAGACTATGATACCATCTGTATCGACGCTCGGTATGGCTTTGACGCCCCGTATATGGAGCGAAGTGCAGAGCTTGTTTATCCTGGCGTCCTTACGATCGTCTTGCCCTTTGACCTTGCAGGCTACAGGAGCTTGACGACGATGGTAGACTACTATGACTTCATAGAGCGTCTACTCGTGGAGGGCTTCGCGATCGCTGGTGATCGCTTCGCGCTGCCACAGCATGATGTGCTGGAGAGCTTCCGTCAGTTCCGCTCGGAGGGCTGCGAGAACACGTGGAGCATCTTGAGCAAGGTCATAGACAAGGAGCGGAAGCTCAAGGTGCAGCTACGTGGACGATTGACTGCTGATAGCTTCAGCCTTGAGTATTCGCTCCTTCAGGGTAAGGCCTTAGTGGATGCCCAGGTCGTGTTTGTTGGGGAGCCTGACGAACTGATCTTTGCCAAGATCGTCCAGGCGCTTTACGTAGACCAAGGAGAACTCGTCATTCAGGGCAAGCGCGGGGTGCTCAAGCGGCTACCCTTGCCCGCAAGCGAAGGATTGTAACCAAGCTGTTGAGACTTGGCCATTAGGCTAGGCTAGCCTCGCTGTCCTCATCGTGAGGGATATCCCTCAGCCTCGCGACTGCCGTCCCTCAGCTCCGTGATGGGCATCCCTCAGCACGCTTACAGATATCCCTCACGGGGGCTCCGCCTAGAGCGGCGCTTCGCTGGGGCTTAGCACAGCCCTCGTCGTACGCAAAGGGAGCGTGGGGAGGAGTGGTATGAGGGCCTGGGCTTGGGGTGCTTATTCGGGGAGCTTGCGAAGGGGGGATGGGCTGTCTTAGAGCAGACCTTTGGCTATGCGGCTAATTTGTGCTACCTTTGTAGTGTAAGATACAGAACGAGAGAGCGGAGGAGGCAAAGAGCTTCCTCCGCCTCATTTTATAAAGCTCCCTCATGCGCTGAGCGCAGGGGCGGAGCAAGCAAAGAAAGCTAAGGAATGATCGCAAAGAGCCTCATCGAGCAGCTGGTCACGGACTTCTGTGCCAGTGAGCATCCCGACTATTACATCGTAGACGTAGCCGTCCACCCCGGCAATAGGATTGTCGTCGAGCTGGGTGCAGACGAAGGCATCAGCATCGATGTCTGCGTGGTGCTGACCAAGCATATCGAGGCGCACCTAGACCGTGAGGTCGAGGACTTCGAGCTCGAGGTCGGTTCGGCGGGGCTTACCAGCCCGTTCAAGGTGCTTCGTCAGTACGAAGGTGCCATAGGCGAGGAGCTGGAGGTGCTGCGTAAGGGTGGCGTGAAGGAGAAGGGACTGCTGACGGCGGCCACAGCCGAGGCCATCACCCTCATGGTCGTGCGCATGATACGCCCCGAGGGAGCTAAGCGCAAGCAGGCTGTAGAGGAGTCCCTCGTCATCCCTATGGAGGAGGTGCTGCAGGCCAAGCGTATCCTGAAGTTCTAGCCCACCAGTCAAGCAAGTGAACATACAACAATAATAAAGCCCAACAATGGCAAAGAAGAAAGAACAAGCTAATCTCATCGACGCCCTCTCTGAGTACAAGGAGGAGAAGAATATAGACAAGAACACCACCATCAAGGTGCTGGAGGACTCCCTCCGCAATGTCCTGTCCAAGATGTTTGGCTCGGATGACACCTTCTCCGTCATCATCAACCTGGAGAAGAAGGGGGACTTCGAGATCTGGCGTACACGTCGTGTCGTCGCTGACGGCGAGGTCGAGGATCCCGTCCGTCAGGTCGCGCTCAGCGAGGCACAGGCCGTAGACCCCGACATCGACCTAGGGGAGGACTTCGTCGACGAGGTGGACTTCAAGAGCTTCGGCCGTCGTGCGGTGATCAACCTCCGCCAGGCGCTCTCGAGCAAGATGCTGGACCTGCAGAAGGAGAACTTCTACCACAACTTCGCTGGCCGCGTCGGTGAGCTCGTCACGGCCGAGGTCTACCAGGTGTGGAAGCGTGAGGCGCTGCTCGTCGACGACGATGGCAACGAGATGCTCATGCCTAAGAGCGAGCAGATCCCAGGCGACTACTTCCGTAAGGGCGAGACCGTACGCGCCGTCATCGAGCGTGTGGAGAATGAGAACGGCAATCCTAAGGTCATCCTCTCCCGCATCAGCCGTCGCTTCCTCGAGCGCCTGCTGGAGCAGAACGTCCCCGAGATCGCCGATGGCCTGATCACCATCAAGGCCGTAGCGCGCATCCCAGGTGAGCGTGCCAAGATCGCCGTCGAGTCCTATGACGATCGTATCGATCCAGTAGGGGCCTGCGTCGGGGTCAACGGCTCCCGTATCCGCGGTATCGTCCGTGAGCTACGTGGTGAGAACATCGACGTCACCACCTACACGACCAATACGCTGCTCTTCATCCAGCGCGCCCTCAGCCCTGCACGTGCCACCGCCATCACCCTCGATGAGGAGGGCAAGCAGGCCGAGATCTACATGCGCCCCGACCAGGTGCCCCTGGCTATTGGTAAGAACGCAGCCAACCTCAAGCTCGCCTCGCTACTGACGGGCTACCGCATCGAGGTCTTCCGCGACGGGGACGCCGAGGAGGACATCTACCTGGATGAGTTCAGCGACGAGATCGACACGTGGATCCTCGGCCGCTTCAAGGAGAACGACTACACGACGGCCAAGGCCGTGCTCCGTGCTAGCCGTGAGGAGCTGCTCGAGAAGACCGACCTTGAGGAGGAGACGCTGGATCACGTCCTGAGCGTCCTGGCTGCAGAGTTCTCCGAAGAAGAGCTCGCCGAGGAGCCTGCCGAAGAGGGAGAGGAAGAAGAGGCCTAGTGCCCATATCGTCATCGTATGCTGCCCTGTCCATCAGCTCCCGTTGCGAGTAGAGACACCCATAGAGAGTAGGGGAGCTGCCCAGTGCAGCCGATGAGTCACCATATAACAAGAGGAATAGATATACATGCCAAAAGAAATTAAGCTCTTCACC harbors:
- a CDS encoding patatin-like phospholipase family protein, whose product is MSIAGKKIGVALSGGGYRAAAYHIGTLRALHHLGLLDKVDVLSSVSGGSITAAYYALHKDDYEDFERSFIKGLSRGVLWSSFLYLGGVGLVLLALSVALGYLAASLAGHSAWLTELQLRLYMPMLLTQSAAQP
- the rimP gene encoding ribosome assembly cofactor RimP gives rise to the protein MIAKSLIEQLVTDFCASEHPDYYIVDVAVHPGNRIVVELGADEGISIDVCVVLTKHIEAHLDREVEDFELEVGSAGLTSPFKVLRQYEGAIGEELEVLRKGGVKEKGLLTAATAEAITLMVVRMIRPEGAKRKQAVEESLVIPMEEVLQAKRILKF
- the nusA gene encoding transcription termination factor NusA — translated: MAKKKEQANLIDALSEYKEEKNIDKNTTIKVLEDSLRNVLSKMFGSDDTFSVIINLEKKGDFEIWRTRRVVADGEVEDPVRQVALSEAQAVDPDIDLGEDFVDEVDFKSFGRRAVINLRQALSSKMLDLQKENFYHNFAGRVGELVTAEVYQVWKREALLVDDDGNEMLMPKSEQIPGDYFRKGETVRAVIERVENENGNPKVILSRISRRFLERLLEQNVPEIADGLITIKAVARIPGERAKIAVESYDDRIDPVGACVGVNGSRIRGIVRELRGENIDVTTYTTNTLLFIQRALSPARATAITLDEEGKQAEIYMRPDQVPLAIGKNAANLKLASLLTGYRIEVFRDGDAEEDIYLDEFSDEIDTWILGRFKENDYTTAKAVLRASREELLEKTDLEEETLDHVLSVLAAEFSEEELAEEPAEEGEEEEA